From the Oncorhynchus nerka isolate Pitt River linkage group LG28, Oner_Uvic_2.0, whole genome shotgun sequence genome, one window contains:
- the LOC115117593 gene encoding F-box only protein 22, with protein sequence MDGNKDFSGVSDECTAEYILSNVAEVVERILMFVPTKSLLQIACVCRLWMNCARRVLRVQQKLTWVSASGPSNYDGHALCHSLAEEVENVYLLPKTVLVMVDSETFSGQDSSYKQKKARKTHHSPDSVEELNRLFPNGCDIMAITTPGVVLTPSGSHSGPPKEFQEGEAGYAIMFPRMEGVDIRPFHFCKRTISESHLEEAGLVNNPDLRVVLLFGYEAYKPGAARFLNQVLEPLARSKALIAGGHVENVFSPERECCGRGSYGVVGLALSGPRIQGASVLLEQDVSSPKAAEATIRRLKAANLPERNTLGFMFACVGRGHNYYNNQRNVEADTFRKVFPNIPLFGFFGNGEIGCDRIVKEDYTLCDTDTDSLQHGYTTVMTLVHLG encoded by the exons ATGGATGGAAATAAAGACTTTTCTGGCGTTTCGGATGAATGCACGGCAGAATACATTCTCAGTAATGTGGCAGAAGTAGTGGAGAGAATTTTGATGTTTGTACCAACCAAATCCCTGCTCCAAATTGCTTG TGTTTGCAGACTGTGGATGAACTGTGCACGGAGAGTACTGAGGGTCCAGCAGAAGTTGACGTGGGTGTCTGCCTCTGGACCGTCCAACTATGACGGCCATGCTCTCTGCCACAGCCTGGCTGAAGAAGTGGAG AATGTATACCTGCTGCCCAAAACAGTCTTGGTTATGGTGGACAGCGAGACCTTCAGTGGACAAGACTCTTCCTACAAGCAGAAAAAGG CACGCAAGACCCACCACAGTCCAGACTCAGTGGAGGAACTGAACAGGCTGTTCCCCAATGGATGTGACATCATGGCCATCACCACGCCTGGTGTTGTTT TAACTCCCAGTGGCTCCCACTCGGGTCCACCGAAGGAGTTCCAAGAAGGAGAAGCTGGCTATGCTATCATGTTCCCTAGGATGGAGGGAGTGGACATCCGCCCCTTTCACTTCTGCAAACGCACCATCTCAGAGTCACACCTGGAGGAAGCAG GGCTGGTGAATAACCCTGATCTGCGTGTGGTGCTGCTGTTTGGCTATGAAGCCTACAAACCCGGAGCAGCCCGCTTCCTTAACCAGGTCCTGGAGCCTTTGGCACGCAGCAAGGCTCTCATCGCTGGGGGCCATGTGGAGAATGTCTTCTCCCCAGAAAGAGAGTG CTGTGGCCGGGGGTCGTACGGCGTGGTGGGTCTGGCTCTGAGCGGTCCAAGGATCCAGGGGGCCAGTGTTCTCCTGGAGCAGGACGTGAGCAGCCCCAAGGCAGCCGAGGCCACCATACGGAGACTGAAAGCCGCCAACCTCCCAGAGAGGAACACCCTGGGCTTCATGTTTGCCTGCGTGGGTCGCGGACACAACTATTACAACAACCAACGTAACGTGGAGGCTGACACCTTCCGCAAGGTGTTCCCCAACATCCCACTGTTTGGCTTCTTTGGTAACGGGGAGATTGGGTGTGATCGTATCGTGAAGGAGGACTATACTCTGTGTGACACGGATACGGACAGTCTGCAGCATGGATACACCACTGTTATGACCCTAGTTCACCTTGGCTGA